One region of Suncus etruscus isolate mSunEtr1 chromosome 5, mSunEtr1.pri.cur, whole genome shotgun sequence genomic DNA includes:
- the DBH gene encoding dopamine beta-hydroxylase codes for MQVPSPSAREAASMYGTAVAVFLVILVAALQGSEPPDSPFPYHVPLDPEGTLELSWNVSYTQETLHFHLLVRRPQAGVLFGMSDRGELQNADLIVLWSDGAHAYFGDAWTDSAGRLHLDAHQDYQLLQAHNTPEGLALLFKRPFSTCDPKDYTVEDGTVHLVFAVLEQPVSTLEAVNTSGLHTGLQRVQLLKPELPVPTLPPDTHSLDIRAPNVLVPSQETTYWCYIVELPTAFARHHIVMYEPLVTKGNEALVHHMEVFQCAPQFESVPSFSGPCDSKMKPERLNYCRHVLAAWALGAKAFYYPQEAGLAFGGPGSSRFLRLEVHYHNPLLIAGRRDSSGIRLHYTASLRPFDAGIMELGLVYTPVMAIPPQEKSFVLTGYCTDKCTQLALPPSGIHIFASQLHTHLSGRKVETMLVRGGHEVQLVNRDPHYSPHFQEIRMLKKLVTVRPGDVLITSCTYNTEDRTQATVGGFGILQEMCVNYVHYYPHTPLELCKSAVQADFLQRYFQLISRFGGETMCSCPKAQVSQQFDSVPWNSFTRDVLRALYDFAPISISCNKSSAVSFPGEWDLQPLPQIVSKLEVTEPQCSLARASHSPANPILVDLKRGSG; via the exons ATGCAGGTGCCCAGCCCCAGTGCACGAGAGGCCGCCTCCATGTATGGCACTGCCGTGGCCGTCTTCCTGGTCATCCTGGTGGCCGCGCTGCAGGGCTCGGAGCCCCCGGACAGTCCCTTCCCCTACCACGTCCCGCTGGATCCCGAGGGTACCCTGGAGTTGTCCTGGAACGTCAGCTACACCCAGGAGACCCTGCATTTCCACCTGCTGGTGCGCCGGCCCCAGGCTGGGGTCCTGTTTGGCATGTCGGATCGTGGGGAGCTGCAGAACGCAGACCTGATAGTGCTCTGGAGTGATGGTGCCCATGCGTACTTTGGG GATGCCTGGACAGATTCGGCCGGCCGTCTCCACCTGGATGCCCACCAAGACTACCAGCTACTGCAGGCTCACAACACCCCTGAGGGCCTGGCCCTACTTTTCAAGAGGCCCTTCAGCACTTGCGACCCCAAAGATTACACTGTAGAG GATGGCACCGTACACCTGGTGTTCGCTGTCCTGGAGCAGCCAGTGAGCACGCTGGAGGCCGTGAACACATCTGGGCTACACACGGGGCTGCAGAGGGTGCAGCTGCTGAAGCCGGAGCTCCCTGTGCCCACCCTGCCACCCGACACCCACAGCCTGGACATCCGAGCGCCCAACGTCCTAGTGCCCAGCCAGGAGACCACGTACTGGTGCTACATCGTGGAGCTCCCCACAGCCTTTGCCAGGCACCACATTGTCATG TATGAGCCCCTAGTCACCAAGGGAAATGAGGCACTGGTGCACCACATGGAGGTCTTCCAGTGTGCCCCGCAGTTCGAGAGCGTTCCTAGTTTCAGTGGACCCTGTGACTCCAAGATGAAGCCAGAGCGGCTCAACTACTGCCGCCATGTGCTGGCCGCCTGGGCTCTGGGCGCCAAG GCCTTCTACTACCCCCAGGAAGCTGGCTTGGCTTTCGGGGGCCCAGGGTCCTCCCGGTTCCTGCGCCTGGAAGTCCACTACCACAACCCACTGCTGATCGCAG GCCGGCGCGACTCCTCAGGCATCCGACTTCACTATACAGCCTCGTTGCGGCCCTTTGATGCAGGTATCATGGAGCTGGGCCTAGTGTACACGCCCGTCATGGCCATCCCTCCACAGGAGAAAAGCTTCGTGCTCACCGGCTACTGTACAGACAAGTGCACCCAGCTG GCCCTGCCCCCATCTGGGATCCACATTTTCGCATCGCAGCTACACACACACCTGTCCGGCCGAAAAGTAGAGACAATGCTGGTGCGGGGCGGCCACGAGGTGCAGCTGGTCAACAGGGACCCCCACTACAGCCCCCACTTCCAG GAGATTCGGATGCTCAAGAAACTGGTGACTGTGCGTCCT GGAGACGTGCTGATCACTTCCTGCACTTACAACACGGAGGACAGGACTCAGGCCACCGTG GGCGGCTTCGGGATCCTGCAGGAGATGTGCGTGAACTACGTACATTACTACCCGCACACACCACTGGAGCTGTGCAAGAGCGCGGTGCAGGCCGACTTCCTGCAGAGATATTTCCAGCTCATCAGCAG GTTTGGCGGAGAGACTATGTGCAGCTGCCCCAAGGCCCAGGTATCCCAGCAGTTCGACTCAGTGCCCTGGAACTCCTTCACCCGGGACGTGCTCCGTGCCCTCTATGATTTCGCCCCCATTTCCATCAGCTGCAACAAGTCCTCAGCTGTCAGCTTCCCG GGGGAGTGGGACCTGCAGCCCTTGCCCCAGATCGTCTCCAAACTGGAAGTGACCGAACCCCAGTGCTCCCTTGCCCGTGCCAGCCACAGCCCCGCCAACCCAATCCTGGTGGACCTGAAGAGGGGCAGTGGCTGA